Proteins from a genomic interval of Aquabacterium sp. J223:
- the virB10 gene encoding type IV secretion system protein VirB10: MTDPVRPEERFDKGPVEDPNSIAPLPGEAGIPNVAERQRLAVSKKGLLALGLFVLTLIVIAAFTIQKFAASGKKLDDESKRVSDRPTAATAEPRRPEMPVIATASASTPAVGGPRIPAIVPITDELAEPIGVRRTGAGAPGGGNTKVVAPDDAPVLLVTSRPTPPSAAPALPARHTEPVAATGGEPRDVGPNDPIANTARNLQGYQRQLHALLDTLTRSTALATGQVTGPVPTGALLGGPPSGITPPGVQPGGATLPGAGLFGGQLQGSATPRVASSMLGNRSLTLPKGTAFTCALKTKVVSAVSGLVGCQVQRNVYSDDGRVLLIERGSHLDGEYRIASLRPGTVRIPVLWTRIRTHNGVTVDIESPGTDQLGESGIDGYVDNRWAERIGAAMLLSLIDDSVKLIIQNQANETNATGADTIVLPSTTSNSSKLAEKVLESTINIPPLIYRNQGGIVGIYVARDVDFSSVYELQPVPR, from the coding sequence ATGACAGATCCCGTGCGTCCTGAAGAACGTTTCGACAAGGGTCCTGTCGAAGACCCGAACAGCATCGCGCCGCTCCCAGGCGAAGCCGGCATCCCGAACGTCGCCGAGCGCCAGCGCCTGGCCGTCTCGAAGAAGGGCCTGCTGGCACTTGGCCTGTTCGTACTGACCCTGATCGTCATCGCCGCCTTCACGATCCAGAAGTTCGCCGCCAGCGGCAAGAAGCTCGATGATGAGTCCAAGCGCGTCAGCGACCGGCCGACCGCGGCGACGGCCGAGCCTCGACGGCCCGAGATGCCGGTGATCGCCACCGCTTCCGCCAGCACGCCAGCAGTGGGCGGGCCTCGCATCCCGGCGATCGTTCCGATCACCGATGAGCTGGCCGAGCCGATAGGGGTACGGCGCACCGGAGCGGGTGCCCCCGGCGGGGGTAACACCAAGGTGGTTGCTCCGGATGACGCCCCCGTGCTGCTGGTGACTTCGCGGCCGACGCCACCCAGCGCCGCCCCTGCACTGCCCGCGCGGCACACCGAGCCGGTCGCAGCCACAGGTGGAGAGCCGCGCGACGTCGGCCCGAACGATCCGATCGCCAACACCGCGCGCAACCTGCAGGGCTACCAGCGGCAGCTGCACGCGCTGCTCGACACGCTGACCCGCAGCACGGCGCTCGCGACCGGACAGGTCACCGGGCCGGTTCCGACGGGGGCACTCCTTGGAGGGCCCCCGTCTGGGATCACCCCGCCCGGTGTGCAACCCGGCGGTGCCACCCTCCCCGGCGCTGGCCTGTTCGGCGGCCAGCTTCAAGGCTCGGCTACACCCCGGGTCGCGTCAAGCATGTTGGGCAACCGCAGCCTGACGCTGCCCAAGGGCACCGCCTTCACCTGCGCCCTCAAGACCAAGGTCGTCAGCGCCGTCTCCGGCCTCGTGGGCTGCCAGGTGCAGCGCAACGTCTACAGCGACGACGGCCGGGTGCTGCTGATCGAGCGCGGCTCGCACCTCGACGGCGAGTACCGCATCGCTTCGTTGCGGCCCGGCACTGTGCGTATCCCGGTGCTCTGGACGCGAATCCGCACGCACAATGGCGTCACCGTCGACATCGAGTCGCCCGGCACCGACCAGCTCGGCGAGTCCGGCATCGACGGCTACGTGGACAACCGCTGGGCCGAGCGCATCGGCGCGGCGATGCTGCTGTCGCTGATCGACGACTCGGTCAAGCTGATCATCCAGAACCAGGCCAACGAGACGAATGCGACAGGGGCCGACACGATCGTCCTGCCCTCAACGACGTCCAACTCCAGCAAGCTGGCCGAGAAGGTGCTGGAGAGCACCATCAACATCCCGCCGCTGATCTATCGGAACCAGGGCGGCATCGTCGGCATCTATGTCGCCCGCGACGTGGACTTCTCGTCGGTCTACGAACTGCAGCCGGTGCCGCGATGA